One stretch of Paramormyrops kingsleyae isolate MSU_618 chromosome 4, PKINGS_0.4, whole genome shotgun sequence DNA includes these proteins:
- the LOC140588740 gene encoding tripartite motif-containing protein 16-like: MEEASSTLDPSQFSCAICLDLLKDPVTIPCGHSYCMSCIKSCWDHKDHAGVYSCPQCRETFTPRPVLGRNTILAEVVEKLKKTELQAATPADHYAGPGDVECDVCSGRKHKAVKSCLVCLSSYCDTDLQLHNKLHHTKQHKLIDAISCLQDKVCSHHDKPLEVYCRTDQQCICYLCTMDKHRGHDTVSASAGRAEKQKQMGETQREFQQRIQMREKELQELREAVTSITSSAQSAVQDSERIFTEMIRSIQRRRSEVTQLIRDQVKAAVSPVEGYMERLKQEIDELKRRHSELEQLSHTEDHIHFLQSCQGLTVTPEATFGPRISVSPCFDFENGRKVVSALKDQLENVCEKKTKEIHHAVTKDTILPVLVSRTRAEFLQCSCQLTLDPNTANRHLHLSEGNRVVTWKRETESYPDHWERFVTCRQVLCTEGLTGCCYWEVEWSRGWVGIAVTYKGISRKGGGNNSGLGYNDKSWCLYCSGSSYSFRHNKVETAVPAPPSPRIGVYLDHRAGTLSFYSISDTVTLLHRVQTTFTEPLYPGFYLYDSTVKLC, from the exons ATGGAAGAAGCCAGTTCAACACTGGATCCAAGCCAGTTCAGTTGTGCAATTTGtctggatctactgaaggatccagtgactattccctgtggacacagttactgtatgagctgcattaagagctgctgggatcacaaggatcatgctggagtttacagctgcccccagtgcagagagaccttcacacccagacctgttctgggtagaaacaccatactggctgaagtggtggagaaactgaagaagactgaactacaagcagctactcctgctgaccattatgctggacctggagatgtggagtgtgacgtctgtagtggaagaaaacacaaagctgtcaagtcctgcctggtgtgtctgtcCTCCTACTGTGACACTGACCTGCAACTTCACAATAAACTCCACCACACAAAACAACACAAGCTCATTGATGCCATCAGCTGTTTGCAGGACAAGGTCTGCTCTCACcatgacaaacccctggaggtctactgccgcaccgaccagcagtgtatctgttatCTCTGTACGATGGATAaacacagaggccatgatacagtctcagcATCTGCAGGAAGGGCAGAGAAACAG AAACAAATGGGTGAAACACAGagggaatttcagcagagaattcagatgagagagaaggagctgcaggagctgagagaggctgtgacctcaatcaca agctcagcacagtcagcagtaCAGGATAGtgagaggatcttcactgagatgatccgctccatccagagaagacgctctgaggtgacacagctgatcagagatcaggTGAAAGCTGCAGTGAGTCCGGTTGAAGGATacatggagagactgaagcaggagatcgatgaactgaagaggagacactctgagctggagcagctttcacacacagaggatcacatccatttccttcag AGTTGCCAGGGTCTTACTGTTACCCCTGAAGCTACATTTGGACCCAGAATCTCTGTCAGtccatgttttgattttgagaACGGGAGGAAGGTGGTTTCTGCACTGAAAgatcaactggagaatgtttgtgaaaagaaaacaaaagagatTCATCATGcag tTACCAAAGACACCATCCTACCGGTATTAGTGtccaggaccagagcagaattcttacaat GTTCCTGTCAGCTCActctggaccccaacacagcaaacagacacctCCATCTATCTGAGGGGAACAGAGTGGTGACatggaagagagagacagagtcatATCCTGATCACTGGGAGCGGTTTGTCACATGCCGCCAAGTGCTgtgtacagagggtctgactggGTGCTGCTACTGGGAGGTTGAGTGGAGCAGGGGATGGGTTGGTATAGCCGTCACATATAAAGGAATCAGCAGGAAAGGAGGAGGTAACAACAGCGGGCTtggatacaatgacaagtccTGGTGTTTGTACTGCTCAGGCTCCAGTTACTCATTCCGACACAATAAAGTAGAAACTGCagtacctgcccccccctcccccaggataGGAGTGTACCTGGATCACAGGGCAggaactctgtccttctacagcaTCTCTGATACAGTGACCCTCCTGCATAGGGTCCAGACCACgttcactgagcccctctatccTGGGTTTTATCTCTATGACAGTACAGTCAAACTGTGCTGA
- the LOC140588734 gene encoding tripartite motif-containing protein 16-like gives MEEASSTLDPNQFSCPICLDLLKDPVTIPCGHSYCMSCIKSCWDHKDHAGVYSCPQCRQTFTPRPVLGRNTMLAEVVEKLKKTGLQATIPADHYAGPGDVECDVCTGRKHKAVKSCLVCLASYCDTDLQLHNKLHHTKQHKLIDAISCLQDKVCSHHDKPLEVYCRTDQQCICYLCTMDEHRGHDTVSAATGREELQKQMGEVQKKFQQRIQMREKELQELREAVGSITSSAQSAVEDSERIFTEMIRSIERRRSQVTMLIRDQEKAAVSQAEGDMKRLKQEIDELKRRHSELEQLSHTEDHIHFLQSCQGLTVTPEVGFGPRISVSPRRSLENVRKVVSELKDQLENVCEKKTAEIPHTVTKDTILPVLVPRTRAEFLQYSCQVTLDPNTANRHLHLSEGNRVVTWKREIQSYPDHWERFILYRQVLCTKGLTGCCYWEVEWSGGLVGIAVTYKGIDRKGGGSNYGLGYNDKSWCLYCSGSRYSFRHSNVETVLSGSPSPRIGVYLDHGAGTLSFYSVSDIVTLLHRVQTTFTEPLYPAFYLHSSTVKLC, from the exons ATGGAAGAAGCCAGTTCAACACTGGATCCGAACCAGTTCAGCTGTCCAATCTGtctggatctactgaaggatccagtgactattccctgtggacacagttactgtatgagctgcattaagagctgctgggatcacaaggatcatgctggagtttacagctgcccccagtgcagacagaccttcacacccagacctgttctgggcagaaacaccatgctggctgaagtggtggagaaactgaagaagactggactacaagcaACTATtcctgctgaccattatgctggacctggagatgtggagtgtgacgtctgtactgggagaaaacacaaagctgtcaagtcctgcctggtgtgtctggcctcttactgtgaCACTGACCTGCAACTTCACAATAAACTCCACCACACAAAACAACACAAGCTCATTGATGCCATCAGCTGTTTGCAGGACAAGGTCTGCTCTCACcatgacaaacccctggaggtctactgccgcacggaccagcagtgtatctgttatctctgtacgatggatgaacacagaggccatgatacagtctcTGCTGCTACAGGAAGGGAGGAGTTACAG AAACAAATGGGCGAAGTGCAGAAgaaatttcagcagagaattcagatgagagagaaggagctgcaggagctgagagaaGCTGTGGGCtcaatcaca agctcagcacagtcagcagtggaggacagtgagaggatcttcactgagatgatccgcTCCATTGAGAGAAGACGCTCTCAGGTGACAATgctgatcagagatcaggagaaggctgcagtgagtcaggctgaaggagacatgaagagactgaagcaggagattgatgaactgaagaggagacactctgagctggagcagctttcacacacagaggatcacatccatttcctccag agTTGCCAGGGTCTTACTGTTACCCCTGAAGTtggatttggacccagaatcTCTGTCAGTCCACGCCGCTCTTTGGAGAATGTGAGGAAGGTGGTCTCTGAACTGAaggatcaactggagaatgtttgcgAAAAAAAAACGGCAGAGATCCCTCATACag ttaccaaagacaccatcctaccggtattagtgcccaggaccagagcagaattcttacaat ATTCCTGTCAGGTCActctggaccccaacacagcaaacagacacctCCATCTGTCTGAGGGGAACAGAGTGGTGACATGGAAGAGAGAGATACAGTCATATCCTGATCACTGGGAGAGATTTATCTTATACCGCCAAGTGCTGTGTACAAAGGGTCTGACTGGGTGCTGCTACTGGGAGGTTGAGTGGAGCGGGGGATTGGTTGGTATAGCCGTCACATATAAAGGGATTGACAGGAAAGGAGGAGGTAGCAACTACGGGCTtggatacaatgacaagtccTGGTGTTTGTACTGCTCAGGCTCCCGTTACTCATTCCGGCATAGTAATGTGGAAACTGTTCTATCtggctccccctcccccaggataGGAGTGTACCTGGATCACGGGGCAggaactctgtccttctacagcgTCTCTGACATAGTGACCCTCCTGCACAGGGTCCAGACCAcgttcactgaacccctctatcCTGCGTTTTATCTCCATAGTAGTACAGTCAAACTGTGCTGA
- the LOC140588736 gene encoding tripartite motif-containing protein 16-like: MAKASSALDPNQFSCPICLDLLKDPVTIPCGHSYCMSCIKSCWDHKDHAGVYSCPQCRETFIPRPVLGRNTILAEVMEKLKKTGLQAATPADHYAGLGDVECDVCTGRKHKAVKSCLVCLASYCDIDLQLHNKLHHTKQHKLIDAISCLQDKVCSHHDKPLEVYCRTDQQCICYLCTMDEHRGHDTVSAATGREELQKQMGEAHKEFQQRIQMREKELQELREAVASITSSAQSAVEDSERIFTEMIRSIERRRSEVTKLIRDQEKAAVSLTEGHMKRLKQEIDELKRRHSELEQLSHTEDHIHFLQRCQGLTVTPEVGFGPRISVSPRCSFENVRKVVSELKDQLENVCEKKTAEIHHTVTKDTILSVLVPRTRAEFLQYSCQLALDPNTANEELHLSEGNRVVTWKREIQSYPDHQERFDSWTQVLCTEGLTGRCYWEVKWSGRWVGIAVTYKGINRKGGGNNSGLGYNDKSWCLYCSGSFCHNKVETVVSAPPSPRIGVYLDHRAGTLSFYSVSDIVTLLHRVQTTFTEPLYPGFYLYDGTIKLC, from the exons ATGGCAAAAGCCAGTTCAGCACTGGATCCGAACCAGTTCAGCTGTCCAATCTGtctggatctactgaaggatccagtgactattccctgtggacacagttactgtatgagctgcattaagagctgctgggatcacaaggatcatgctggagtttacagctgcccccagtgcagagagACCTTCAtacccagacctgttctgggcagaaacaccatactggctgaggtgatggagaaactgaagaagactggactacaagcagctactcctgctgaccattatgctggactgggagatgtggagtgtgacgtctgtactgggagaaaacacaaagctgtcaagtcctgcctggtgtgtctggcctccTACTGTGACATTGACCTGCAACTTCACAATAAACTCCACCACACAAAACAACACAAGCTCATTGATGCCATCAGCTGTTTGCAGGACAAGGTCTGCTCTCACcatgacaaacccctggaggtctactgccgcactgaccagcagtgtatctgttatctctgtacgatggatgaacacagaggccatgatacagtctcTGCTGCTACAGGAAGGGAGGAGTTACAG AAACAAATGGGCGAAGCGCACAaggaatttcagcagagaattcagatgagagagaaggagctgcaggagctgagagaggctgtggcctcaatcaca agctcagcacagtcagcagtggaggacagtgagaggatcttcactgagatgatccgctccattgagagaagacgctctgaggtgacaaagctgatcagagatcaggagaaggctgcagtgagtctGACTGAAGGACACATGAagagactgaagcaggagatcgatgaactgaagaggagacactctgagctggagcagctttcacacacagaggatcacatccatttcctccag aggTGCCAGGGTCTTACTGTTACCCCTGAAGTtggatttggacccagaatcTCCGTCAGTCCACGCTGCTCTTTTGAGAATGTGAGGAAGGTGGTTTCTGAACTGAaggatcaactggagaatgtttgcgAAAAGAAAACGGCAGAGATCCATCATACAG ttaccaaagacaccatcctatcggtattagtgcccaggaccagagcagaattcttacaat ATTCCTGTCAACTCGctctggaccccaacacagcaaacgaAGAACTCCATCTGTCTGAGGGGAACAGAGTGGTGACATGGAAGAGAGAGATACAGTCATATCCTGATCACCAAGAGAGGTTTGACTCATGGACCCAAGTGCTAtgtacagagggtctgactggGCGCTGCTACTGGGAGGTTAAGTGGAGCGGCAGATGGGTTGGTATAGCCGTCACATATAAAGGGATCAACAGGAAAGGAGGAGGTAACAACAGCGGGCTtggatacaatgacaagtccTGGTGTTTGTACTGCTCAGGCTCATTCTGTCACAATAAAGTAGAAACTGTTgtatctgcccccccctcccccaggataGGAGTGTACCTGGATCACAGGGCAggaactctgtccttctacagtgTCTCTGACATAGTGACCCTCCTGCACAGAGTCCAGACCACgttcactgagcccctctatccTGGGTTTTATCTATATGACGGTACAATCAAACTGTGCTGA